The Vanrija pseudolonga chromosome 1, complete sequence genomic sequence TCTCGCGCATCTGCAGCAGGTCGACCATCTTCGGCCCGTCCCCGCCCACGAGGAAGCGCACGCGCGGGAACAGGTCGCAGATTGTCGGggcggacgcgacgagcaggtcgatGCCTTTGCGGTAGACTAGGCGggagatgacgacgatggtgactgcgagagagcgagcgagcgcgcgtcagcgcgcgagcgcgggggggtggggtggtttGGGGGCCGGTGTAGGCGCGCCGCCACTTACTGTAGTCTgtgtcgacggcctcgggcgccgGCTCAAACTGGCTCGGGACGAGCGCGTTCGGAATAACACTCACGCGCTCCGGCTCGAGCTCTGCCCGCAGGGCCGTGTTCTCCCTGCCTGTGTTGCTGACGCAGATcaccgcgtcggcgttgcgCAGTGCCCCGGCCAGCAGCTTGTTGGTCAGCACGcccgtcgcgtcggcgaACCCGAACAGCGAGTGGTCGGTGAAGATCGtgcggacgccgagcagcggcgcgtggtGCATCGCCTCGTGGGCGAAGGACGAGAGCGTGCCGTGCCCGTGTACCAGCGTGATGCGTTCCCGCAGAATGATGGACCGCAGGTACGGCAGGAAGAGGAGGTAGTTTGGCAGcgtggcgctcgccgtcaGCGCCACGGCGGGGACGTGGTACACCTTTATCCCTGGCGCCAGGtagcgcacgccgacgcgctcgccgcggtgGTTGGTGATGACTATGACCTGCGACGTCAGGCATGTAGGCCGACGCGGTACCCACCTTGTGGCCCCGCCTCGCCAGCTCCACACTCAGGCTGTAAATATGCCCCTCGACACCGCCGACGTCTGGGTGAAAGAAATCGGAAACCATGCTGCAACACAAAACGTATGAGCCATGCATGCCACGCCTCTACAACCCGCTCACGCTATTGCcagcttggcgtcggtggtcgtcgcggcaggctttgtcgtcgtcgcgtccgtcTCGGGCGACTCTGGTAGCTTGGGTGACACCGGCACCACctttggcgacgacgactcaccctccaccgccgtcgcgttgtcgtcgtccgacacggcgtcctcgacgtgctcgtcgtcctcgccgtccgtgATCGTGTTGTACGTCTTCTGCTTGCTGCTGATGAGCGGGGACgtgggctcggcgctgggcgctgcCGGAGGCGTCGAGATCTCCTTGAAGACCGAGTTCATCTTGTCCCGCGTCGTCTCCATCAGCTTGGGGATGTCGGTCGTCTCGAGGTCAGCCGTGGGGATGGGCGGGAggactggggtgtgagcggctCGTCTTACTGGCACATAAGCTGCTTACTCTTGATCTTCAGCGTGCCGCGCTTAAAGTAGTGACCAGGGCGGAGCAGCTTGTAGTAGCTCTCGACGACAATGGGGATGAtcggcgcgccggctgctTCGTCAGTGTCGTCCCTCACCCACACTACGCGCAACTCACACTGCACAGCAAGGTAGAACGCGCCCTTCTTGAACGGCAGCAGTTCTGGCTCGGCAGCAAGATGCCGTGTGCCCTCGGGGAAGATGAACAGCGAGACCTTTCGCGCAATGTCAGCGCTAGCTCAAACAGGACCACTCTACACTTCTACTCACCCCCTTGCGCTTCATCTCCTGCCCAGCGTCGTTCATTGCCTGCACCGCCGACTTGTTGTTCTTGCGGTCAATGAACACAGTGTTGGACAGCATCACTGCGGGGTCAGTCAGCTGGACACTCCCCACTCCCACGACTCCACTCTCCCCACGCACTGAATGTGCCCAGACCAGGCACGAGCTTGAGCGACTTCTTGGCCATGATGGCGGCGTGCTTGGGGAAGATGCGGCCGAGGTAGAGGATGTCGACGACACTGAGGGTTAGCTGCTGCCCGGCCCGGTTCTCAGCTCACTGCTGGTGGTTGCCGAGAAGCACGGCGCTGCGCTCCTTGTCTGGCTTGTCtgccagcgcgagcaggtgctcctcgccctcaatCTCAAACTTCCACCCGATAATCGGACCCGCAATGTACCAGAACGTGCGGGCGACGTAGAAGTTTGTGTTTGATCGTTGACCCAGCAGCGCGCAGATGATCGACTCGAACGTGGCCACAAAGCCTGTCAAGACTAGGAGCACGTAGTAGAGCGTGATGCGGAGCTTCCATTGAATGGCGCCCATGGTGCgtggtgggggggaggggaaAGTTGATATTGTcaaagtggtggtggtagcaGCGATGGCTCGGTTTGAGCGCGCGTCTCGACGTGCTAACGTGTTATGGGTGGCGTCGGTCGTTGGCGTCGTGTcgcggggcggaggggggcgagggcgagcggcgcggggggcgtcgtgactgactgactggctttgggcgctgcgccggcggcgtttGACCTTTGTCGTTGGTGAATAAGTAATGTACAAGTTGCGGAGAGTGGGGCCGTGATCGATGCAGTGTCGGTGTATGATTGTTGTTGCCTCCTGGAGCTTGTAATTTTGTTGGGGCGGGGTTGGGTCGGTCGGTCTGTAGTGGCCGTTGCGttgccggtggtggtgacagagtgggtgggtggtgtgcgGTGCGTGAGCTTGGCCGAATGGACCCGCAGTGGGGGTCTGATCATGACccgtgggcgggcgggcgtctgaatgccgtcggcgtcactACTGGGCCACAAGCAAAACGCGTCACCAGCCGACGGTGGGCGAGAAAGTGAGACTGACATGAAATCACTTTACTTCCGTCACAACCCCTTCCCCCAACCACCATGCCAGCCTCACAATCAGATGCCACCTGGCTGCACGCACCAACCACAGTGAGCGTCACCGCCGGCATCGACGCCCATcacgtccaccaccaccaacgtTCATTGCACCTTCCTCCCCATCACAacctccccccccctccctctcctcaCCCCCCACTTGacacctcgcgcacgcgaCTACCGTCAAGATGGCAGCCTCCCAGGGGACCTCATACCCCTCCCTCTTCCGCTCAGAGGAGATGAGCCTCGTCCAGCTCTACATCCCCTCAGAGGTGGCCCATGACACAATCtacgagctggccgagatGGGCGACTTCCAGTTCAAGGACGTGAGTAGTGGCGTAGATGACTTTGTTGGCATCTAGCTCACCCCCACAGCTCAACCCCGACCTCTCGGCCTTCCAGCGTCCGTTCAccccgcgcctgcgccgtctCGCCGAGATGGCCCGCCGTCTGCGTCTCTTCAAGTCGTCGATTGCCTCGCTTGACCCCCCTATCGGCGTCACCCCGCTCGCGTCCATCCCGCCCTTCCCCTCTGTTGGACCTCGCGCGCAGTCGGCTTttgacgaccttgacgagaagctcaaggagcacgagcgccgcctcgccgagatgAACCGCTCGtgggaggagctcggcaagcgcaagtcggagctcgaggagaagaagtGGGTCCTGCGCGAGACTGCTGGCTTCTtcaacgaggccgagcaccGCCACACTGAGATCCGGTCGTCAttcgaggacgccggcgacggcaccacgcccctcctcgaggccgctgccgagtACGGCAACCTCCCTGGCGAGTCGCTTGCCGGCTTTGACCTCGAGTTTGTTGCCGGTACGATCGACCGCACCCGCATGCCCACGTTTGAGCGCATCCTCTGGCGCGTTCTCCGCGGAAACCTGTACATGAACTACTCGGAGATCGAGGAGCCCTTTGTCGACCCCGTTACGGGCGACAAGACGTTCAAGGACGTCTTCATCATCTTCGcccacggcgacgagctcctcgccaagaTCCGTAAGGTCGCCGAGTCGATGGGCGGCACCCTGTACACCATCGACTCGCAGCCCGACAAGCGTGCCGATGCCCTCCGCGAGACCCAGACTcgcctcgaggacgtcgacgccgtgctctACAACGTCGGCCAGACccgccgtgtcgagctcggcaagatTGCCGAGAGCCTCGAGTCGTGGCGTGATGCCGTccgcaaggaggaggaagtCTACAAGACCCTCAACCTCTTGTCGTACGACCAGGGCCGCAAGACGCTCGTTGCTGAGGGTTGGGTCCCCACTCGCGACATCACCAGCATCCAGCTCGGTCTCCGTCGTGCCACCGAGACGGCTGGCACCTCTGTCCCGCCCATTCTTTCCGAGCTCCGCACGCACCAGATGCCCCCGACGTTCCACCGCACCTCGGCGTTCACCGAGGGCTTCCAGTCCATCATCGACGCCTACGGTATGGCCACGTACCAGGAGGTCAACCCCGGTCTCTTCACCGTCATCACCTTCCCCTTCCTCTTCGCCGTCATGTTCGGTGACATTGGCCATGGCTTCCTCACTCTGCTTGCCGGCGGTACCATGGTCCTCTTCGACCGCAAGCTTGCCCGTGCTGGCCTCGGTGAAATCTTTGAAATCTTCTTCTTTGGTCGCTACATCATCCTCCTGATGGGCGCCTTCTCCATCTTCACCGGTTTCATGTACAACGACATCTTCTCCAAGTCGCTCCACATCTGGCACTCTGGCTGGGAGTGGCCTGCTCACAACACGACCGTGGCCCTCACGGCCGAGAGCACTGGCCACATCTACCCCTTCGGCCTGGACCCCAACTGGCACGGCTCGGACAACGCGCTCGTCTTCACCAACTCGTACAAGATGAAGATGTCCATCATCATCGGTATCGTCCACATGACGTTCTGTCTCTTCCTCCAGATCCCCAACCACCTTCACTTCAAGAAGCCTCTCAACATCTACGCCGAGTTTATCCCCCAGCTCCTCTACCTGTGGTCCATCTTCGGTTACCTCATCCCCTGCATCGTCTACAAGTGGTGTGTTGACTGGTCGACCAAGGACTTCCCTGCCCCTGGACTGCTCAACATGCTCATCTACATGTTCCTCAAGCCCGGCACCATCATGGAGGGCACCAGGCTGTACTCTGGCCAGGCGTTTGTCCAGGTGGTTCTTCTGCTCATCGCCTTGATCACCGTCCCATGGATGCTCTGCCTCAAGCCTTACAAGCTTTGGAAGGAGCACCAGAAGATCACTGCTCAGGGCTACCAGGGTCTCTCGGCCAACGACAACGGCCGTccttcgacctcgaccgatcttgaggacgaggaggagggtgtcgGCCAGGCCGTTgccgtggacgaggacgagcacgtAAGTGTACCCAGCCTCGACTTGAGCTAACGCACCGCAGCCCTTCGAGATGGGAGACATCATCATCCACCAGGTCATTCACACGATCGAGTTCTGTCTTGGTGGTGTGTCCAACACTGCGTCGTACCTCCGTCTCTGGGCGTTGTCGCTCGCACACGCGCAGCTGTCCGAGGTGCTTTACGACATGACGATCTCCAACGCCTTCAAGCAGCCCGAGGAGTCTGGCCTGATCAACGGTGTCATCTGGACGGTCCTGATGTTCGCCGTGTGGTTCACTCTCACGATCTGCATTCTGTGCGTCATGGAGGGTCTGTCGGCCTTCCTCCACGCCATGCGTCTCCACTGGGTCGAGGGTGCGTCCAAGCACTACATGGCTGGAG encodes the following:
- the gpi3 gene encoding Phosphatidylinositol N-acetylglucosaminyltransferase gpi3 subunit; this encodes MGAIQWKLRITLYYVLLVLTGFVATFESIICALLGQRSNTNFYVARTFWYIAGPIIGWKFEIEGEEHLLALADKPDKERSAVLLGNHQHVVDILYLGRIFPKHAAIMAKKSLKLVPGLGTFMMLSNTVFIDRKNNKSAVQAMNDAGQEMKRKGVSLFIFPEGTRHLAAEPELLPFKKGAFYLAVQSGAPIIPIVVESYYKLLRPGHYFKRGTLKIKILPPIPTADLETTDIPKLMETTRDKMNSVFKEISTPPAAPSAEPTSPLISSKQKTYNTITDGEDDEHVEDAVSDDDNATAVEGESSSPKVVPVSPKLPESPETDATTTKPAATTTDAKLAIAMVSDFFHPDVGGVEGHIYSLSVELARRGHKVIVITNHRGERVGVRYLAPGIKVYHVPAVALTASATLPNYLLFLPYLRSIILRERITLVHGHGTLSSFAHEAMHHAPLLGVRTIFTDHSLFGFADATGVLTNKLLAGALRNADAVICVSNTGRENTALRAELEPERVSVIPNALVPSQFEPAPEAVDTDYITIVVISRLVYRKGIDLLVASAPTICDLFPRVRFLVGGDGPKMVDLLQMREKYELQDRIELVGAVRPAEVRGVLTRGQIYLNTSLTEAFGISIIEAACAGLFVVSTRVGGVPEILPADMVEFARADEDDVIRALTHAIHTIQAGAHDPLHAHQRIRSMYSWASVAERTEAVYRRVLATPPRGTMDRLARYASLGPIFGLILCAIMACQHWLLWVCELVYPAEEFDVVVDDWDAGAFKRAVEAEKRAKAKGVASG
- the vph-1 gene encoding V-type proton ATPase subunit a — protein: MAASQGTSYPSLFRSEEMSLVQLYIPSEVAHDTIYELAEMGDFQFKDLNPDLSAFQRPFTPRLRRLAEMARRLRLFKSSIASLDPPIGVTPLASIPPFPSVGPRAQSAFDDLDEKLKEHERRLAEMNRSWEELGKRKSELEEKKWVLRETAGFFNEAEHRHTEIRSSFEDAGDGTTPLLEAAAEYGNLPGESLAGFDLEFVAGTIDRTRMPTFERILWRVLRGNLYMNYSEIEEPFVDPVTGDKTFKDVFIIFAHGDELLAKIRKVAESMGGTLYTIDSQPDKRADALRETQTRLEDVDAVLYNVGQTRRVELGKIAESLESWRDAVRKEEEVYKTLNLLSYDQGRKTLVAEGWVPTRDITSIQLGLRRATETAGTSVPPILSELRTHQMPPTFHRTSAFTEGFQSIIDAYGMATYQEVNPGLFTVITFPFLFAVMFGDIGHGFLTLLAGGTMVLFDRKLARAGLGEIFEIFFFGRYIILLMGAFSIFTGFMYNDIFSKSLHIWHSGWEWPAHNTTVALTAESTGHIYPFGLDPNWHGSDNALVFTNSYKMKMSIIIGIVHMTFCLFLQIPNHLHFKKPLNIYAEFIPQLLYLWSIFGYLIPCIVYKWCVDWSTKDFPAPGLLNMLIYMFLKPGTIMEGTRLYSGQAFVQVVLLLIALITVPWMLCLKPYKLWKEHQKITAQGYQGLSANDNGRPSTSTDLEDEEEGVGQAVAVDEDEHPFEMGDIIIHQVIHTIEFCLGGVSNTASYLRLWALSLAHAQLSEVLYDMTISNAFKQPEESGLINGVIWTVLMFAVWFTLTICILCVMEGLSAFLHAMRLHWVEGASKHYMAGGYAFTPLTFAGINEDGEV